The following coding sequences are from one Pigmentibacter sp. JX0631 window:
- a CDS encoding LysM peptidoglycan-binding domain-containing protein has product MRIKILKENLIKKILMLFVILFCQMSENTFPRELKNIQYKVQKKDTLLGILKKYSLKPIYGKNGSLVEILKLNPHKINTKGNLIYPGEILTLPLKKEIENNSLNNNNNNSNSTINSEAKKIPEYYKYNGNLKNIEKLPSSHVYIIYKVRKNDMISVLLQKYKSFPIYGKKGTLSETLDLNPKKKPTKGDLIFPNELITLPISIEVLNQLSENEKKSLKVIYFNEKQKSHEEISYSEFLETKKVEIPPLPLPETLKEEKFISKKTLPTKIKLFIKTKDKKIFLNWIRKENVVLRYEIKKSINKDNDFITFENNFFGNKIIDYEVYLGKIYYYQVIGYDKHGKKYESNIEKIQLPPSYIKNITINIEDNSAVFTWDKSESQTELTYDIYRSNFEHKGYILLKNNLTIPNFSDKTIKPDSFYFYKIKAIDKEKNATESSPIKFYSFPEEVKLTTYLKKDYVYLEWNKNLRNNLSSYDLFRSKENENNYELIQANIKNYFTRDYSIQKNQTYYYKLIAKNPSSVKKESNKVEVKTSFDDLFLQITEQDKSIKIYWNKFHGLSNISYNILKKDNVNSEFKLVRENFRSNIFEDFNIEKGNEYFYKVTTIFNDDIIESNIVNIKLKPKTIENIKLSIVDKKSVKIEWENTKSNVFTKYNILKSYDLNKNFNLLKENVEGNFFLDTNIKEGNIIYYKITSENNSGSISESSIYKIIIPPPAPKWKKAQLQNKEIYLEWEQLDSKLPIIYEIYRSIGNTDNMSFFTEITNSENYIDSHISPDTDYFYTIKAKIEKLKSDFSDIVSVTSHLSKNIPSTIQFGIGVSYFKLQEYNKNSDSYAALNSAASTNQYVSLYQNWSEDFKSYFGLGLIYFDLLDSPVYTINQREAFLPYIQFGVSWKLYYSLLVEYKNIFQRDIYYQSQVNSVSKTMEDNYILVDNHYLNIGYDFLEKNNLHLYGKVGYIFSVPNFYNYSQFGNGYLAEIELQQQLKNYALGLKIFYSNKTTNTDNVVSTTTENGVLLNLTLDLGLL; this is encoded by the coding sequence TTGAGAATAAAAATTTTAAAAGAAAATTTAATTAAAAAAATTTTAATGCTGTTTGTAATTTTATTTTGTCAAATGAGTGAAAATACTTTTCCTAGAGAATTAAAAAATATCCAATACAAAGTGCAAAAAAAAGATACTCTCCTAGGAATTCTAAAAAAATATTCATTAAAACCAATTTATGGGAAAAACGGTTCCTTAGTTGAAATATTAAAACTAAATCCCCATAAAATTAATACAAAAGGAAATCTTATTTATCCGGGAGAAATATTAACGCTGCCATTAAAAAAAGAAATTGAAAATAATTCTTTAAATAATAACAATAATAATAGTAATTCAACTATAAATTCAGAAGCAAAAAAAATTCCTGAATATTATAAATACAACGGAAACTTAAAGAACATTGAAAAATTACCAAGTTCTCATGTTTATATTATTTATAAGGTAAGAAAAAATGATATGATCAGTGTTTTACTCCAGAAATATAAATCCTTTCCCATTTATGGCAAAAAAGGAACTCTTAGTGAAACCTTGGATTTAAATCCCAAAAAGAAACCAACAAAAGGAGACCTTATTTTTCCAAATGAATTAATCACTCTTCCTATTTCAATCGAAGTATTAAATCAGTTAAGCGAGAATGAAAAAAAATCTTTAAAAGTAATATATTTCAATGAAAAACAAAAAAGCCATGAAGAAATTTCATATTCTGAGTTTTTGGAAACTAAAAAAGTAGAAATTCCACCCCTACCCCTACCAGAAACATTGAAAGAAGAAAAATTTATCAGCAAAAAAACACTACCAACAAAAATAAAATTATTTATTAAAACAAAGGATAAAAAAATATTTTTAAATTGGATTAGAAAAGAAAATGTAGTTTTACGTTATGAAATTAAAAAATCAATAAATAAAGATAATGATTTCATAACATTCGAAAATAATTTCTTTGGAAATAAAATAATAGATTACGAAGTTTACCTAGGTAAAATATATTATTATCAAGTCATTGGCTATGATAAACATGGGAAGAAATATGAATCAAATATTGAAAAAATTCAGCTACCTCCAAGCTATATTAAAAATATTACAATTAATATTGAAGATAATTCAGCGGTATTTACATGGGATAAATCTGAAAGTCAAACAGAACTAACTTATGATATTTATCGCTCAAATTTTGAACACAAAGGTTACATACTTTTAAAAAATAATTTAACTATTCCAAATTTTTCAGATAAAACTATAAAACCTGATTCTTTTTACTTTTATAAAATAAAAGCAATTGATAAAGAGAAAAATGCCACTGAATCATCACCAATAAAATTTTATTCATTTCCTGAAGAAGTAAAATTAACTACTTATCTAAAAAAGGATTATGTTTATCTTGAATGGAATAAGAATTTAAGAAATAATTTAAGTAGCTATGATTTATTCAGATCAAAAGAAAATGAAAATAATTACGAATTAATTCAGGCAAATATTAAAAATTATTTCACTAGAGATTACAGTATTCAAAAGAATCAAACATATTACTACAAATTAATCGCAAAAAATCCAAGTAGTGTAAAAAAAGAATCAAATAAAGTTGAAGTAAAAACTTCATTTGACGATCTGTTTTTGCAAATTACTGAGCAAGATAAAAGTATAAAAATTTATTGGAATAAATTTCATGGATTAAGCAATATATCCTATAATATATTAAAAAAAGACAATGTAAACTCAGAATTTAAATTAGTGAGAGAAAATTTTCGTAGTAATATATTTGAAGACTTCAATATTGAAAAAGGAAATGAATATTTTTATAAGGTAACTACAATATTTAACGATGATATTATAGAGTCAAATATTGTTAATATAAAATTAAAACCAAAAACAATAGAAAATATAAAACTTTCTATTGTCGATAAGAAGTCTGTCAAAATAGAGTGGGAAAATACCAAGTCAAATGTTTTTACAAAATATAATATTTTAAAATCATATGATTTAAATAAAAACTTTAATTTATTAAAAGAAAATGTTGAAGGCAACTTTTTTCTTGATACTAATATAAAGGAAGGGAATATTATTTACTATAAAATTACTTCGGAAAATAATTCAGGAAGCATTTCGGAATCAAGTATTTATAAAATAATAATACCTCCTCCAGCCCCAAAATGGAAAAAAGCTCAATTACAAAACAAGGAAATTTATTTAGAATGGGAACAATTAGATAGCAAATTACCTATTATATATGAAATATATCGATCAATAGGTAATACAGATAATATGTCATTCTTTACTGAAATTACAAATTCAGAAAATTATATCGATTCCCATATTTCCCCAGATACAGATTATTTCTATACCATAAAAGCTAAAATTGAGAAATTAAAATCTGATTTTTCGGATATTGTTTCTGTAACTAGTCATTTAAGTAAAAATATTCCATCAACAATACAATTTGGAATCGGTGTTAGTTACTTTAAACTCCAAGAATACAATAAAAATTCTGACTCATATGCAGCTTTAAATTCTGCCGCTAGCACAAATCAATATGTTTCACTTTACCAAAATTGGTCAGAGGACTTTAAATCATATTTTGGATTAGGCTTAATATATTTTGATCTCCTTGACTCACCGGTTTATACTATAAATCAAAGAGAAGCATTTCTTCCATATATCCAATTTGGTGTTTCTTGGAAATTATACTACTCATTATTAGTTGAGTATAAAAATATTTTTCAACGTGACATTTATTACCAATCTCAAGTAAACTCAGTTTCAAAAACAATGGAGGATAATTATATTTTGGTAGATAATCATTACTTAAATATTGGATATGATTTTTTAGAAAAAAACAATTTACATTTATATGGCAAAGTTGGATATATATTTTCAGTACCAAATTTTTACAATTATTCGCAATTTGGAAATGGTTACCTTGCGGAAATAGAACTCCAACAGCAATTAAAAAATTATGCATTGGGTTTAAAAATATTTTATTCTAACAAAACTACTAATACAGATAATGTCGTATCTACTACTACAGAAAATGGAGTTTTACTAAATCTTACTTTAGATTTAGGTTTATTATAA
- a CDS encoding MIP/aquaporin family protein: MNAIILGEFIGCVFLIIFGGGVVANTLLTKSKGLNAGWFAISAGWGFAVMGGVFVAKSVGSAQADLNPAVTLAKYLLGGIYSFKEIFPIFISQFAGCFVGAILVWLTYLPHWKETKDPSLKLAVFSTGPAIRHSPSNLMTEIIGTTILVFGIGAIFGKATNNGAISPAFGPYLVGILVWAIGLSLGGATGYAINPARDLGPRIAHFLLPIAGKGKSDWKYSWVPIVGPVLGGIIGAFLWKTFL, from the coding sequence ATGAATGCGATCATTTTAGGTGAATTTATTGGTTGTGTTTTTTTAATAATCTTTGGTGGAGGTGTTGTTGCAAATACTTTACTTACAAAATCAAAAGGATTAAATGCTGGTTGGTTTGCCATTTCAGCGGGGTGGGGATTTGCAGTGATGGGTGGAGTTTTTGTTGCAAAATCTGTAGGGTCTGCTCAAGCCGATTTAAACCCAGCAGTTACTTTAGCAAAATACTTATTAGGTGGAATATATTCTTTCAAAGAAATTTTTCCAATATTTATTTCTCAATTTGCTGGATGTTTTGTTGGTGCAATTTTAGTGTGGTTAACTTACCTTCCGCATTGGAAAGAAACAAAAGATCCTTCTTTAAAATTAGCTGTATTTTCTACAGGTCCAGCTATTCGCCATTCTCCATCAAACCTAATGACAGAAATTATTGGTACAACAATTCTAGTGTTTGGTATTGGCGCAATTTTTGGAAAAGCTACAAATAATGGTGCTATTTCTCCGGCATTTGGTCCATATCTAGTGGGAATATTAGTGTGGGCGATAGGATTATCATTGGGAGGAGCGACTGGTTATGCAATAAATCCTGCTAGGGATTTAGGTCCAAGAATTGCACATTTTTTATTGCCAATAGCTGGGAAAGGAAAATCTGATTGGAAATATTCATGGGTTCCAATTGTTGGTCCTGTTTTAGGTGGCATTATAGGCGCATTTTTATGGAAAACTTTTTTATAA
- the ruvA gene encoding Holliday junction branch migration protein RuvA, with protein MIGYLKGIIIEKNPESILLNVNSVGYEIEVPATTLYQLPAVFLEAQLYIYTHVREDAIRLFGFANAFDKKVFLDLISVTGVGPKAALGLLGSVTGLELCEIISAGQHSKLTTIPGIGLKTAERLILELKDKLNKKLSLYLDENEFQKNKDLESKIDNQSTDQNTKNLQKKTKQKFIQRQLLEDLKSALTNLGYKDKQYSDILSKVEKRMEIGENITIEIALKESLAKLSEKMLQKH; from the coding sequence ATGATTGGATATCTTAAGGGAATAATCATTGAAAAAAATCCAGAATCTATTTTATTAAATGTAAATAGTGTTGGCTATGAAATTGAAGTACCTGCTACTACATTGTATCAGCTACCTGCAGTTTTTCTTGAAGCTCAATTGTATATTTATACGCATGTACGAGAAGATGCTATTAGGTTATTTGGCTTTGCTAATGCATTTGACAAAAAAGTTTTTCTAGATCTTATCAGTGTTACGGGAGTGGGGCCAAAAGCAGCATTAGGGCTTTTAGGTTCTGTTACTGGTTTAGAACTTTGCGAAATAATATCTGCTGGACAACATAGCAAGTTAACAACAATACCTGGGATAGGTTTGAAAACGGCTGAACGTTTAATTTTAGAGCTAAAAGATAAATTAAATAAAAAATTATCTCTTTATCTAGATGAAAATGAATTTCAAAAAAATAAAGATTTAGAAAGTAAAATTGACAATCAAAGCACAGATCAAAATACAAAAAATTTACAAAAGAAAACAAAACAAAAATTTATTCAAAGACAATTGCTTGAAGATCTGAAAAGCGCTTTAACTAATTTAGGATATAAAGACAAACAGTATTCTGATATTTTATCTAAAGTTGAAAAAAGAATGGAAATTGGCGAAAATATTACAATTGAAATTGCTTTGAAAGAAAGTTTAGCTAAATTATCAGAAAAAATGTTACAAAAACACTAA
- the ruvB gene encoding Holliday junction branch migration DNA helicase RuvB: MNKNIHTKFENQVILPELAADPIEPHLNLRPKCFDEYPGQERVCENLKVYTKAAQLRGKMLDHCLFHGPPGLGKTTLAGIIAETMQYQFKVTAGPVIERPADLMGILASLEPKTILFIDEIHRLPANVEEILYSAMEDMRLDILIGQGPTARTVKFDLPPFCIIGATTRAGSISAPLRDRFGIQEHLDFYSPEALSKILLRSAKIMNYLVTPQAAFELAKRCRGTPRIANQLLKRVLDFAIVSQKNIIDDEIINNSLKRLGVDEEGLCNMDRDFLQIMNERYAGGPVGLDAIAAALNEEKSTLEDVYEPYLVYRGFVLRSARGRILSELGKSHLDKIKQSNI; this comes from the coding sequence ATGAATAAAAATATTCACACAAAATTTGAAAATCAAGTTATTCTTCCTGAACTTGCAGCTGATCCCATTGAGCCGCATTTAAATTTAAGGCCAAAATGTTTTGACGAATATCCCGGTCAAGAAAGAGTCTGCGAAAATTTAAAAGTCTATACTAAAGCTGCCCAACTACGCGGAAAAATGTTAGATCATTGTTTATTTCACGGTCCACCTGGGCTTGGAAAAACAACTTTGGCTGGTATTATTGCTGAAACAATGCAATATCAATTTAAAGTAACAGCTGGGCCCGTTATTGAAAGACCTGCAGATTTAATGGGAATTTTGGCAAGTCTAGAACCGAAAACTATTTTATTTATAGATGAAATACACAGATTGCCTGCAAATGTAGAAGAAATTTTATATTCTGCAATGGAAGATATGCGATTAGATATTTTAATTGGGCAAGGCCCCACTGCACGAACAGTAAAATTTGATCTCCCCCCATTTTGCATTATAGGAGCAACAACTCGTGCAGGTTCTATATCGGCTCCCTTAAGAGATCGTTTTGGGATTCAAGAGCATCTCGATTTTTATTCACCTGAAGCTTTAAGCAAAATTCTATTGCGCAGTGCAAAAATTATGAATTATTTAGTAACTCCACAAGCCGCTTTTGAATTAGCAAAAAGATGTAGAGGAACACCAAGAATTGCAAATCAATTATTAAAAAGAGTACTTGATTTTGCTATAGTCTCACAAAAAAATATTATTGATGATGAAATAATAAATAATTCATTAAAACGCTTGGGAGTTGATGAAGAAGGACTTTGTAATATGGACAGAGATTTTCTGCAAATAATGAATGAAAGGTATGCAGGAGGTCCTGTCGGACTAGATGCCATCGCTGCAGCATTAAATGAAGAAAAATCGACATTAGAAGATGTTTACGAACCCTATTTAGTTTATAGAGGTTTTGTTTTGCGCTCAGCACGAGGGAGAATTTTATCAGAATTAGGGAAATCTCATTTAGATAAAATAAAACAATCAAATATTTAA
- a CDS encoding transporter substrate-binding domain-containing protein, producing the protein MKTSDAKFSIKLKKILLILVFFLAYENLYAEEWIGSCEENYPPYNYIENGIPIGLDTEIVQHVMNKIGKKLIIKPTIWSNVYSNLLENKVDLAWQFIGSEERKKIFFLVGPIRYGLDVILVRKSSNVSNWTSLNDFSGLKAGVIKGYKYHHEFDTANNFKKKEFPNVQAQLEALLSNKVDFIIGDFNVLKYIIKKNNFYEKIKFLPTSIKKIPRFIAFSSKNKEKSILFEHYLQEFLSSQEYSDLLEKYEKMNR; encoded by the coding sequence ATGAAAACAAGTGATGCTAAATTTTCGATAAAATTAAAGAAAATCTTATTAATATTGGTTTTCTTTTTAGCATATGAAAATTTATACGCTGAAGAGTGGATTGGATCTTGTGAAGAAAATTATCCACCTTATAATTACATAGAAAACGGTATTCCAATTGGATTAGATACTGAAATCGTTCAACATGTAATGAATAAAATTGGGAAAAAATTAATTATCAAACCTACTATATGGTCAAATGTTTACAGTAATCTTCTCGAAAATAAAGTTGATTTAGCATGGCAATTTATTGGTTCTGAGGAAAGAAAAAAAATATTTTTTTTAGTAGGTCCTATTCGCTATGGATTAGATGTAATTTTAGTTCGTAAAAGTTCAAATGTATCAAACTGGACATCTTTAAATGATTTTTCTGGATTAAAGGCAGGTGTTATTAAAGGTTACAAATATCATCATGAATTTGATACAGCGAATAATTTTAAAAAGAAAGAATTTCCAAATGTCCAAGCCCAATTAGAAGCTTTACTAAGTAACAAAGTCGATTTTATTATTGGTGATTTTAATGTATTAAAATATATAATTAAAAAAAATAATTTCTATGAAAAAATTAAATTTCTTCCTACTTCAATTAAAAAAATTCCGAGATTTATTGCATTTTCAAGTAAAAATAAAGAAAAATCTATTTTATTTGAACACTATTTACAAGAATTTTTAAGTTCACAAGAATATTCTGACTTATTGGAAAAATATGAGAAAATGAATCGTTAA
- the lepA gene encoding translation elongation factor 4, whose translation MSKTTNAEPELIRNFCIIAHIDHGKSTLADRLLEMTGAVADREKQAQILDSMDLERERGITIKAQTATVDYTAKDGKTYTLNLIDTPGHVDFTYEVSRSLTACEGALLVVDATQGVEAQTVANVYLAADNNVDIIPVINKADLPSADYERVCFQIEEELAIDTSNAIKCSAKTGMGVPDILEAIIHYIPAPSDNREKDLRALIFDSWFDAYQGVIVLVRIFDGTVKIGDQIKMMHSGKVFEVQKVGIMCVKAYPRDSLSAGEVGYIIANVKDVKDSRVGDTICMASSQVEPLPGFKKAKQMVFAGIFPVETNQFESLKDALAKLTLNDSSLSYEPETSVALGFGFRCGFLGLLHMEIIQERLEREYNMNVIFTAPTCVYIVETTKGEELRVDNPANLPSATTIAKFSEPVVKATFHMPQEHLGGVMALLAERRGVQTKMEYLSQSRVMLQYELPLNEMVFDFFDRIKSISRGYASMDYEFLDYKESDLVRLDILVNGEPLDALSCIVHRSNSYERGRLLVKKLREVIPRQQYEVPLQAAIGSKVIARETLSALRKDVTAKCYGGDISRKRKLLDKQKEGKKRMKQVGSVEIPQEAFMAILNLSDVE comes from the coding sequence ATGAGTAAAACAACAAACGCAGAACCAGAACTCATCAGAAATTTTTGTATCATTGCCCACATAGATCACGGTAAATCAACTTTAGCGGATCGTTTACTAGAAATGACAGGTGCCGTAGCCGACAGAGAAAAACAAGCTCAAATATTGGATAGCATGGATCTCGAACGGGAACGTGGGATTACAATAAAAGCTCAAACGGCTACAGTCGATTATACAGCTAAAGATGGAAAAACTTATACTTTAAATTTGATAGATACCCCTGGCCACGTTGATTTTACCTATGAAGTCAGTCGTAGTTTAACCGCTTGCGAAGGAGCATTGCTCGTTGTTGACGCTACACAAGGCGTTGAAGCTCAAACCGTTGCCAATGTTTACTTAGCTGCGGATAATAATGTGGACATTATTCCCGTTATAAATAAAGCAGATTTACCGAGCGCTGATTATGAGCGTGTTTGTTTTCAAATTGAAGAAGAACTCGCCATAGACACTTCTAACGCTATTAAATGTAGCGCAAAAACAGGAATGGGAGTTCCTGACATTTTAGAGGCTATTATTCATTATATTCCAGCACCTTCAGATAACAGAGAAAAAGATCTCAGAGCCCTTATTTTTGATAGTTGGTTTGATGCATATCAAGGAGTTATAGTTCTTGTTCGTATCTTTGATGGAACAGTCAAAATCGGCGATCAAATTAAAATGATGCATTCTGGGAAAGTTTTTGAAGTCCAAAAAGTCGGTATTATGTGCGTAAAAGCTTATCCACGAGATAGTTTAAGTGCCGGTGAAGTGGGTTATATTATTGCAAATGTCAAAGATGTAAAAGATTCTAGAGTTGGTGATACAATATGCATGGCTTCTTCTCAGGTAGAACCATTGCCGGGATTTAAAAAGGCAAAACAAATGGTTTTTGCTGGAATCTTCCCAGTAGAGACAAATCAATTTGAATCACTTAAAGACGCTTTAGCAAAATTAACTTTAAATGATAGTTCTCTAAGTTATGAACCCGAAACTTCAGTTGCGTTAGGATTTGGTTTTCGCTGTGGTTTTCTTGGACTTCTCCATATGGAGATCATTCAAGAACGCCTTGAACGTGAATATAATATGAACGTTATTTTTACCGCTCCTACTTGTGTTTACATTGTTGAAACGACGAAGGGCGAAGAACTGAGAGTAGACAATCCGGCAAATTTACCTTCGGCAACAACTATTGCTAAATTTTCTGAGCCCGTTGTGAAAGCAACTTTCCATATGCCGCAAGAACACTTGGGTGGGGTAATGGCCTTACTTGCAGAACGGCGGGGAGTTCAAACCAAAATGGAATACCTTTCTCAAAGTCGGGTCATGTTGCAATACGAACTTCCATTAAATGAAATGGTGTTTGATTTTTTTGACCGCATTAAAAGTATTTCACGCGGTTATGCAAGCATGGATTACGAGTTCTTAGATTACAAAGAAAGCGATTTGGTTCGACTTGACATATTAGTAAACGGAGAGCCTCTTGATGCTCTTTCCTGTATCGTCCACAGAAGTAATTCCTACGAGCGTGGTCGACTTTTAGTTAAAAAATTAAGAGAAGTTATTCCAAGACAACAATATGAAGTCCCTCTGCAGGCAGCAATTGGGTCAAAAGTAATCGCACGTGAAACACTAAGCGCCTTACGTAAAGATGTTACTGCTAAATGTTATGGTGGAGATATCTCTCGGAAAAGAAAACTACTCGATAAACAAAAAGAGGGCAAAAAACGTATGAAGCAAGTTGGAAGTGTAGAAATTCCACAAGAAGCATTTATGGCGATACTAAACCTTTCCGATGTAGAATAA
- a CDS encoding Bcr/CflA family efflux MFS transporter, whose translation MKKSNLLFLIFLVSFEFSVYLSNDMILPALVDVVTDFQEPEELIPLSLSIFLLGSLSIQLIVGPISDRYGRRKTLFAGGFIVLVGNLLGIVAANMDLFFVARILQGMGPCFIGVAGYACVHELFEEKEAIHVISWMASIALFAPMIGPLLGSFVLLFASWRYIFLTTFLLAFITLIGLWFFMPETLPKNKVVPIKLKTTLTNYLELLRNQKYIFGTLSFSFSFGSVIVWIASSPMVLINLFNLNKSQFSIVQIPIFMAFVLGTFALRYISKLKSSAQCLKIGFVITTIFIIVLCFTTFFFPKNLYLLISVFACFNFGYGLFSAPFTRIILDSTNLSKGISSALLYFFFFVVGTIFSGIFPNFYNHTIFSFVLYISIIYLISLLFYFIMLKDKKILKN comes from the coding sequence ATGAAAAAATCGAATCTCTTATTTTTAATATTTTTAGTCTCATTTGAATTTTCTGTTTATTTATCAAATGATATGATTCTTCCTGCTCTTGTCGACGTCGTAACAGACTTTCAAGAGCCTGAAGAACTCATTCCATTATCCCTTTCTATCTTTCTTCTTGGATCCCTGTCTATTCAACTCATCGTTGGCCCAATATCGGATCGCTATGGACGAAGAAAAACTCTTTTTGCTGGAGGTTTCATTGTTTTAGTAGGTAACTTATTAGGTATTGTTGCCGCTAACATGGATTTATTTTTTGTTGCCAGAATTCTTCAAGGCATGGGTCCCTGCTTTATAGGAGTAGCTGGATATGCATGCGTGCACGAACTTTTTGAAGAAAAAGAAGCTATTCATGTTATATCTTGGATGGCTTCTATCGCACTTTTTGCTCCAATGATTGGACCTTTATTGGGTAGTTTTGTGTTACTTTTTGCAAGTTGGCGTTATATTTTTTTAACAACATTTTTGCTAGCATTTATTACTTTAATTGGCCTATGGTTTTTTATGCCTGAAACTTTACCAAAAAATAAAGTCGTTCCAATTAAATTAAAAACAACTTTAACAAACTATTTAGAACTATTAAGAAATCAAAAATATATATTTGGTACGTTAAGTTTTAGCTTTTCTTTTGGTTCAGTTATCGTCTGGATTGCTAGTTCCCCAATGGTTCTGATTAATTTATTTAATCTAAATAAAAGTCAATTTAGCATTGTACAAATCCCTATTTTTATGGCATTTGTTTTAGGAACTTTTGCACTCCGTTATATTAGCAAATTAAAATCTTCTGCACAATGTTTAAAAATTGGTTTTGTCATTACAACTATTTTTATAATAGTTTTATGCTTTACCACATTTTTTTTCCCAAAAAATTTATATCTTTTAATTTCAGTATTTGCTTGTTTTAATTTTGGTTACGGTTTATTTTCAGCTCCATTTACGAGAATTATATTAGACTCAACCAATTTATCTAAAGGAATATCATCTGCGTTATTATATTTTTTCTTCTTTGTAGTAGGAACTATTTTTTCTGGAATTTTTCCTAACTTTTATAATCATACGATATTTTCCTTTGTATTATATATCTCAATTATTTACCTTATTTCTTTGTTATTTTATTTTATTATGCTTAAAGATAAGAAAATTTTAAAAAATTAA
- a CDS encoding metallophosphoesterase — MDFFRILIVILFLIFSYFYLCRSFHIIFGLKKKSYIYLSIAVFMILANAGFWGSRYFRGQGSLPSQFEYIYWVSFFLLGFMFFLLSCFFVADIISILIHFIYKILKKNKAKKTENLNKERRRILHFISFGIAACFTGIAFVNARRTPKIKEVIVPIKNLHDELKDFSIVQLTDLHIGQTIGKDYVEAVVEKVNLLDADIVVITGDLIDGFVDQIQDWVKPLSNIKSKYGIYYVTGNHEYYWDAEGWVKYIQSLGIHYLGNSHQLLNIGKSKVIISGVNDLSAEKFIEAHKMDIEKSRANAPQFPHLKILLAHQPNTAFEAVKLNYFDLQISGHTHGGQIWPMTWLIHFIQYFNPGLTSFHNMYVYVSRGTGYWGPPARLGSDSEITFLKIKQV; from the coding sequence ATGGATTTTTTTCGAATTCTCATTGTAATACTTTTTTTAATTTTTTCTTATTTTTATCTGTGCCGGAGTTTTCATATCATTTTTGGTCTCAAAAAAAAATCATATATTTATCTATCAATCGCAGTTTTTATGATTTTAGCGAATGCAGGTTTTTGGGGTTCGCGATATTTTCGTGGGCAAGGAAGTCTTCCCTCTCAATTTGAATATATTTATTGGGTGAGTTTCTTCCTGCTTGGCTTTATGTTTTTCTTGTTAAGTTGTTTTTTTGTTGCGGATATTATCTCCATATTAATACATTTTATTTATAAAATATTAAAGAAAAATAAAGCAAAGAAAACTGAAAATTTAAATAAAGAAAGAAGAAGAATTTTGCATTTTATTTCTTTCGGCATTGCTGCTTGTTTTACAGGCATTGCATTTGTAAATGCTAGAAGAACTCCAAAGATTAAAGAAGTTATTGTACCAATCAAAAATTTGCATGATGAATTAAAAGATTTTTCAATTGTACAACTCACAGATCTCCATATTGGACAAACAATTGGTAAAGATTATGTTGAAGCAGTGGTAGAAAAAGTAAATCTTTTAGATGCAGACATTGTTGTAATTACAGGTGATTTAATAGATGGTTTTGTTGATCAAATACAGGACTGGGTAAAGCCTTTAAGTAATATAAAATCTAAATACGGAATTTATTATGTTACAGGAAATCATGAATACTATTGGGATGCTGAAGGTTGGGTGAAATATATTCAATCTTTAGGGATACATTATTTAGGGAATTCTCATCAATTATTAAATATTGGTAAATCTAAAGTAATAATATCTGGAGTAAACGATCTTTCTGCTGAAAAATTTATAGAAGCGCATAAAATGGATATAGAAAAAAGCAGAGCTAATGCTCCACAGTTTCCTCATTTAAAAATATTATTAGCACATCAACCAAATACTGCTTTTGAAGCAGTAAAATTAAATTATTTTGATTTGCAAATTTCAGGACATACTCATGGAGGACAAATATGGCCAATGACTTGGCTCATTCATTTCATCCAATACTTTAATCCAGGATTAACATCTTTTCATAATATGTATGTCTATGTAAGTAGAGGTACAGGATATTGGGGACCACCTGCTCGCTTAGGCTCGGATTCAGAAATTACTTTTCTGAAAATAAAACAAGTGTAA